A genomic window from Streptomyces sp. NBC_01298 includes:
- a CDS encoding sigma factor, with translation MIVRERCRAPEAPADAIGPFTAHRRVLFDVACRMLGSLVDAEDVLQDAWLNGDRADRSAVLDPRAYLVRTVTNLSSNRLTSGRARRCGAGGAGGPGPCTGPAAAVRHRAGATGRGGAAVPRGMCGWGAERGDGVARSRGDGLVGRRRPGGRCALPTTWRAGCWGCPPSPRCGR, from the coding sequence ATGATCGTTCGTGAGCGCTGCCGCGCCCCGGAAGCCCCTGCCGATGCCATCGGACCCTTCACCGCGCATCGGCGGGTGCTGTTCGACGTCGCCTGCCGCATGCTCGGCAGCCTCGTCGATGCCGAGGACGTGCTCCAGGACGCGTGGTTGAACGGGGACCGCGCGGACCGGTCGGCCGTCCTCGACCCGAGGGCGTATCTGGTGCGCACGGTCACCAATCTGTCCTCGAACCGGCTCACTTCCGGCCGTGCCCGACGGTGCGGAGCGGGTGGAGCCGGCGGCCCGGGCCCATGTACAGGCCCGGCGGCCGCGGTTCGCCACCGAGCCGGGGCAACGGGGCGAGGCGGCGCGGCGGTTCCTCGCGGCATGTGTGGGTGGGGAGCTGAACGCGGTGATGGAGTTGCTCGCTCCCGAGGTGACGGCCTGGTCGGACGGCGGCGGCCCGGCGGCCGCTGCGCGTTGCCGACCACGTGGCGCGCTGGCTGCTGGGGATGCCCGCCAAGCCCGCGCTGCGGGCGGTGA
- a CDS encoding NAD-dependent epimerase/dehydratase family protein, whose translation MKVLLAGASGVLGQRAVRALRAAGHEVAGLGRGAGMDVRADLLDREGLLRAVDGLGFDVVVHAATALSGKTMARHQDMAGTNVLRTEGTAHLLAAARETGARRFVVESMMFGYGYGDHGGAVLGEDDGFGPQGANVWLERHVGAMRTKEELAFTADGIEGVSLRFGLFYGAGITDVHVVSMLRKRALPVVPSKGRALSWVDVDDAANAVVAGVESGRPGQAYNIVDDEPLGWDAHMRAVAAAFGAPAPMTVPLWVLKPAPLAHTIMGTDLRLTNAKARRELGWAPTYASSAAGARALAGAARQHDRS comes from the coding sequence ATGAAGGTTCTGCTGGCGGGTGCGAGCGGGGTTCTGGGACAGCGGGCGGTACGGGCTCTGCGTGCGGCCGGGCATGAGGTCGCCGGTCTCGGGCGGGGCGCCGGGATGGATGTCCGGGCCGACTTGCTCGACCGGGAGGGCCTGTTGCGGGCCGTGGACGGGCTCGGCTTCGACGTGGTGGTGCACGCGGCCACGGCGCTGTCGGGGAAGACCATGGCCCGGCACCAGGACATGGCGGGGACCAACGTGCTGCGCACCGAGGGGACCGCCCATCTCCTGGCCGCCGCGCGGGAGACCGGGGCGCGTCGGTTCGTCGTGGAGTCGATGATGTTCGGCTACGGGTACGGGGACCACGGCGGGGCCGTGCTCGGCGAGGACGACGGCTTCGGGCCGCAGGGGGCGAACGTCTGGCTGGAGCGGCACGTGGGCGCGATGCGGACCAAGGAGGAGCTGGCCTTCACCGCCGACGGGATCGAGGGCGTGAGCCTGCGCTTCGGGCTGTTCTACGGAGCCGGGATCACCGATGTCCACGTGGTGTCGATGCTGCGCAAGCGCGCCCTGCCCGTGGTGCCGTCCAAGGGGCGGGCGCTGAGTTGGGTCGACGTGGACGACGCGGCGAACGCCGTCGTGGCCGGCGTGGAGTCGGGGCGGCCCGGGCAGGCGTACAACATCGTCGACGACGAGCCGCTGGGGTGGGACGCGCACATGCGGGCGGTGGCCGCGGCGTTCGGGGCGCCCGCGCCGATGACCGTACCGCTGTGGGTGCTGAAGCCGGCTCCGCTCGCGCACACCATCATGGGGACGGATCTGCGGCTGACGAACGCCAAGGCGCGGCGTGAGCTGGGCTGGGCTCCCACGTACGCGAGCAGCGCGGCCGGGGCGCGTGCGCTGGCGGGAGCGGCGCGGCAGCATGATCGTTCGTGA
- a CDS encoding ParA family protein has product MTSPSSPSDREKVVSKLPPWLRQELKIRTAQLRVDIQDAVHQGIAHWSALASSPSPVDTSGAESFSTWLPAGQWESFRSDSKDRGVSLIQGLAQAVSLWLEMNPAPTVMRPSVVRRIVVCNQKGGVGKTAITAGTAEALAEDPDTLHPVRVARQLARLSATEDSDQAAPDAIASATSGPPVDLEDLPGLGMRVLLVDFDPQGHLTKQLGRQPLPIGGDSLTCHMAGEAKGPLADLIVPIPDEHFGDRLHILPACTDAFLLDVRLSTVRAREAALERALAPVEADYDVILIDCPPSLGLSMDAAIYYGRRRDAEQPGASGALIVVQAEDSSADAYDLLTSQINDLRDDLSLDIDYLGLVVNLYDGRRGYIATSSLQAWMDIKDPRVVAIVPDLKEQREAVRVKQPLFVYAPKGEQAVALRALAREIS; this is encoded by the coding sequence ATGACTTCACCCTCGTCACCGAGCGACCGCGAGAAGGTCGTCTCCAAGCTCCCTCCGTGGCTGCGCCAGGAGCTCAAGATCCGCACCGCCCAACTGAGGGTGGACATCCAGGACGCCGTCCACCAGGGCATCGCCCACTGGAGCGCGCTCGCCTCCTCCCCCTCCCCCGTCGACACCTCCGGCGCCGAGTCCTTCTCGACCTGGCTGCCCGCCGGCCAGTGGGAGTCCTTCCGCTCCGACTCCAAGGACCGCGGCGTCTCCCTCATCCAGGGACTGGCCCAAGCCGTCTCCCTCTGGCTGGAGATGAACCCGGCCCCCACCGTGATGCGGCCCTCGGTCGTGCGCCGCATCGTGGTGTGCAACCAGAAGGGCGGTGTCGGCAAGACCGCCATCACCGCCGGCACCGCCGAAGCCCTCGCGGAGGACCCGGACACCCTCCACCCGGTCCGCGTGGCCCGCCAATTGGCCCGGCTGTCGGCGACCGAGGACTCCGACCAGGCGGCCCCGGATGCCATCGCGTCCGCCACCTCCGGCCCGCCGGTAGACCTGGAAGACCTGCCCGGACTCGGCATGCGCGTCCTGCTCGTCGACTTCGACCCCCAGGGCCACCTCACCAAGCAGCTCGGCCGGCAGCCACTGCCCATCGGCGGAGACAGCCTCACCTGCCACATGGCGGGCGAGGCCAAGGGCCCCCTCGCCGACCTGATCGTCCCCATCCCGGACGAGCACTTCGGCGACCGGCTCCACATCCTCCCGGCCTGCACGGACGCGTTCCTCCTCGACGTCCGCCTCTCCACGGTCCGCGCCCGCGAGGCCGCGCTCGAACGGGCCCTCGCCCCCGTGGAGGCCGACTACGACGTCATCCTCATCGACTGCCCGCCCAGCCTCGGCCTGAGCATGGACGCCGCCATCTACTACGGCCGCCGCCGCGACGCCGAACAGCCGGGAGCCTCCGGCGCGCTGATCGTGGTCCAGGCGGAGGACTCCTCGGCGGACGCCTACGACCTCCTCACCTCCCAGATCAACGATCTCCGCGACGACCTCAGCCTCGACATCGACTACCTCGGTCTCGTCGTCAACCTCTACGACGGCCGCCGCGGTTACATCGCGACCTCCTCCCTCCAGGCCTGGATGGACATAAAGGATCCGCGCGTGGTGGCCATCGTTCCCGACCTCAAGGAACAGCGCGAAGCGGTCCGCGTGAAGCAACCGCTGTTCGTCTACGCACCCAAGGGCGAGCAGGCCGTCGCCCTGCGCGCGCTCGCAAGGGAGATCTCATGA